One part of the Pseudomonadota bacterium genome encodes these proteins:
- a CDS encoding 3-hydroxyanthranilate 3,4-dioxygenase, whose protein sequence is MLPINLAAWIDEHRHLLRPPVGNQVVWRDSDFIVMVIGGPNARKDFHVDISEEFFYQVEGDITLRVNENGAFRDIAIKQGEIFLLPPNVPHSPQRPPNTVGLVIERARKPHEEDEFRWYCEDCSTELHRIRLHVTDITTQLAPAFDAFYTDAALHTCKRCGKAQQRATL, encoded by the coding sequence ATGCTGCCCATCAATCTGGCCGCCTGGATCGATGAACATCGCCACCTGCTGCGCCCCCCCGTGGGCAATCAGGTGGTGTGGCGCGACAGCGACTTCATCGTCATGGTGATCGGCGGACCGAACGCCCGCAAGGACTTCCACGTCGACATCTCTGAAGAGTTCTTCTACCAGGTCGAGGGTGACATCACGTTGCGCGTGAACGAGAACGGCGCGTTTCGCGACATCGCCATCAAGCAGGGTGAGATCTTCCTGCTCCCGCCCAACGTGCCGCACTCTCCCCAGCGCCCCCCCAACACGGTGGGCCTGGTCATCGAGCGGGCGCGAAAGCCCCACGAGGAAGACGAGTTCCGCTGGTACTGCGAAGACTGCTCGACCGAGCTCCACCGCATCCGACTGCACGTCACCGACATCACTACGCAGCTCGCGCCGGCGTTCGACGCGTTCTACACCGATGCCGCGCTGCACACGTGCAAGCGCTGCGGGAAGGCGCAGCAGCGCGCCACGCTGTGA
- a CDS encoding 4-oxalocrotonate decarboxylase, with product MGDQLRLTLRSVAVRHRGDSEMNDIATLLDNARLEGRLLQALPVELTLTDAYAVQASLLERALSRGERLIGWKMGMTSRAKMQQMNVHAPIHAWLSDRMLLEDGATLRRETLRQPRVEPEICFVMGADISGPVTAAQALAAVKGVCAAIEVLDSRYEDFRFNLPNVVADNASAAFVVLGSELVSPGALDNLGIVLECDGRVVETASSAAVYDHPARALAALINAIAPRSLRAGDIVMSGGATQAVSLAGVSQVRVSVERIGSATLRIA from the coding sequence ATGGGTGACCAGCTACGGCTCACCCTTCGATCCGTTGCGGTTCGCCACCGTGGAGATTCCGAGATGAACGACATCGCAACCCTGCTTGACAACGCCCGCCTCGAGGGAAGGCTGCTTCAAGCCCTCCCCGTGGAGCTCACCCTCACCGACGCCTATGCCGTGCAGGCGTCGCTCCTCGAGCGGGCCCTCTCCCGCGGGGAGCGGCTCATCGGGTGGAAGATGGGCATGACCAGTCGCGCCAAGATGCAGCAGATGAACGTGCATGCGCCGATTCACGCCTGGCTCTCCGACCGCATGCTGCTCGAAGATGGCGCGACGCTTCGTCGTGAGACGCTGCGCCAGCCTCGGGTCGAGCCGGAGATCTGCTTCGTCATGGGCGCCGACATCAGCGGCCCCGTCACGGCAGCCCAGGCGCTTGCCGCCGTGAAGGGCGTGTGCGCGGCCATCGAGGTGCTCGACAGTCGTTACGAGGATTTCAGGTTCAACCTGCCGAACGTCGTGGCCGACAATGCGTCGGCCGCCTTCGTGGTGCTCGGCAGCGAGCTGGTCTCCCCAGGTGCCCTCGACAATCTCGGCATCGTGCTCGAGTGCGATGGCAGGGTGGTGGAGACCGCTTCGAGCGCAGCGGTGTACGACCATCCGGCGCGCGCTCTGGCCGCGCTCATCAACGCCATCGCGCCTCGTTCCCTGCGAGCGGGCGACATCGTGATGAGCGGCGGGGCCACCCAGGCCGTCTCCCTGGCCGGGGTGAGCCAGGTGCGGGTGAGTGTGGAGCGCATCGGCTCCGCGACGCTGCGCATCGCCTGA